In one Lolium rigidum isolate FL_2022 chromosome 3, APGP_CSIRO_Lrig_0.1, whole genome shotgun sequence genomic region, the following are encoded:
- the LOC124697535 gene encoding uncharacterized protein LOC124697535, translated as MNPLSGRLRWLWKAPVRALGRARDYYVRSITGCARYVPADAAFGAYPVLVPIAPLPRSYSSGDWAGAGEEDLRELIRASSQRRDDQQRQVVQAVARSQSTAVGRSMAPINEDAPCEFGGGGVGGLYSRSQSYAGGVAGRPRFHRK; from the exons atgaatcccctctccggcagg CTGAGGTGGCTGTGGAAGGCGCCGGTGCGGGCTCTCGGCCGCGCGCGGGACTACTACGTGCGGAGCATCACGGGCTGCGCGCGCTACGTCCCGGCCGACGCCGCCTTCGGCGCCTACCCGGTGCTCGTGCCCATCGCGCCGCTGCCCAGGAGCTACAGCAGCGGCGACTGGGctggcgccggcgaggaggacctCCGGGAGCTCATCCGCGCGTCGTCACAGCGGCGCGACGACCAGCAGCGGCAGGTCGTCCAGGCCGTGGCCAGGAGCCAGAGCACGGCGGTGGGGCGCTCCATGGCGCCGATCAACGAGGACGCGCCGTGCGagttcggtggcggcggcgtgggcgggcTCTACTCCAGGAGCCAGAGCTATGCCGGCGGCGTCGCCGGGAGGCCTCGGTTCCACAGGAAGTAG